The following are encoded in a window of Corynebacterium argentoratense DSM 44202 genomic DNA:
- a CDS encoding alanine/glycine:cation symporter family protein — translation MNEKSTVLDQVQSVVDALSGYLWQGVTWLLILAGLYFCFRTIVVQVRYLPAMFGAITEKPSKSQSGRDGISSFKAFTISAASRVGTGNVAGVAIAVTTGGPGAVFWMWMLAIIGGASSFVESTLAQAYKVRDADNYRGGPAYYIRKGLGANWAWLSVVFCVLITVTYGFVFNAVQSNSIADSIVTSFPSFDPNRVKWIVGIALAVITGVVIFGGVHRIASVTQVVVPLMAVAYIVVGFIVVVINIGEVPNMVARIVENAFGVRQFGGAALGTVIMTGIKRGLFSNEAGMGSVPNAAATASVSHPVKQGLIQTLGVYFDTIVVCSITAFIILLANPDLSEETGGINLTQTALSDSVGSWGVHFLTIVIFFLAFSSVIGNYYYGEANIEYLSGSKGVLTAFRVLVALCVLGGALGSIPLVWALADVFSGLMVVINLIAIVPLCGVAVALLANFDKQRAAGLNPVFHRDDIPGIRGYEGMECWDGSDPLTHRDEHDQAALSG, via the coding sequence ATGAACGAAAAATCCACCGTGCTGGACCAGGTGCAATCAGTCGTCGATGCATTGTCTGGCTACCTTTGGCAAGGGGTCACCTGGCTCCTGATTCTCGCTGGCCTGTACTTCTGCTTCCGCACCATCGTCGTGCAGGTGCGTTACTTGCCTGCAATGTTTGGTGCAATTACCGAAAAACCGTCGAAGTCGCAAAGCGGCCGCGACGGTATTTCTTCTTTTAAGGCCTTTACCATTTCCGCGGCGTCACGCGTTGGTACAGGCAACGTTGCTGGCGTCGCCATTGCGGTGACCACCGGTGGACCCGGTGCGGTGTTCTGGATGTGGATGCTGGCGATCATCGGTGGAGCTTCCTCGTTCGTCGAGTCCACCCTCGCCCAGGCATACAAGGTGCGCGATGCCGACAACTACCGTGGCGGCCCGGCCTACTACATCCGAAAAGGCCTCGGTGCGAACTGGGCGTGGTTGTCCGTCGTGTTCTGCGTGCTCATCACCGTCACCTACGGTTTCGTCTTCAACGCAGTGCAGTCCAATTCGATTGCTGACTCGATTGTGACCTCGTTCCCCAGCTTTGACCCCAACCGTGTGAAGTGGATCGTTGGCATCGCACTGGCGGTCATCACCGGTGTCGTGATTTTCGGTGGCGTTCACCGAATCGCGTCGGTCACCCAGGTGGTTGTCCCGCTGATGGCAGTTGCATACATTGTGGTTGGTTTCATCGTCGTGGTTATCAACATCGGCGAGGTCCCCAACATGGTTGCTCGCATCGTTGAAAACGCTTTCGGTGTTCGCCAATTCGGCGGCGCCGCACTAGGTACCGTCATCATGACCGGCATCAAGCGTGGCCTGTTCTCTAACGAGGCCGGTATGGGTTCGGTGCCCAACGCCGCCGCAACTGCATCGGTATCCCACCCCGTCAAGCAGGGCCTCATTCAGACCCTCGGCGTGTACTTCGACACCATCGTGGTGTGTTCAATCACCGCCTTCATCATCTTGCTGGCTAACCCCGACCTTTCAGAAGAAACCGGTGGCATCAACCTCACCCAAACTGCACTGTCCGATAGCGTCGGCTCATGGGGCGTGCACTTTTTGACCATCGTCATCTTCTTCCTCGCCTTCAGCTCTGTCATCGGTAACTACTACTACGGCGAAGCTAACATCGAATACCTGTCCGGCTCCAAGGGCGTTCTCACGGCCTTCCGCGTGCTGGTCGCTCTGTGTGTGCTCGGTGGTGCGCTTGGCTCCATCCCGCTGGTCTGGGCCCTTGCCGACGTGTTCTCCGGCCTCATGGTGGTTATCAACTTGATCGCTATCGTCCCCTTGTGCGGTGTGGCCGTGGCGTTGCTGGCGAACTTCGACAAACAGCGCGCAGCTGGCCTCAACCCGGTGTTCCACCGCGACGACATCCCCGGCATCCGAGGCTACGAGGGTATGGAATGCTGGGACGGCTCCGATCCGCTGACGCACCGAGATGAGCACGACCAAGCCGCACTTAGCGGCTAA
- the rnc gene encoding ribonuclease III yields MSRRSGKEAKGPAAWDKAFAEVDQAAIVSAFGVELEPEVLRLALTHRSFANENGGLPNNERLEFLGDAVLGLSVAAKLYSVHPNRPESDISKMRANVVSRYGLAAVARTIDLGQYVLLGQGELQTGGRDKDSILADTMEAIIGAVYQTYGFEVARAMVLRLFEDNIAKATVGGQYADWKTTLQELASELGVGPARYELTRVGPDHDPTFTATCTVDGDIVATGTGPNKKTAERTAAEQTAALLAARYIDAPDPMQAFLDARAAATPVATLESFRQQNGEGAQVQSTQQD; encoded by the coding sequence ATGAGCCGCCGTAGCGGAAAAGAAGCCAAGGGGCCCGCAGCATGGGACAAGGCTTTTGCCGAAGTTGATCAGGCTGCCATTGTGTCGGCGTTTGGCGTCGAGTTGGAACCCGAAGTTCTTCGTCTGGCACTGACCCACCGATCTTTCGCGAACGAAAATGGCGGCTTGCCCAACAATGAACGCTTAGAGTTCCTAGGCGACGCCGTGCTAGGGCTTTCTGTTGCGGCGAAGCTCTACAGCGTTCATCCGAATCGCCCCGAAAGCGATATTTCAAAGATGCGCGCCAACGTGGTCAGCCGATACGGGCTGGCAGCTGTAGCGCGAACAATCGACCTAGGACAGTACGTCCTCCTAGGGCAGGGCGAGCTCCAGACCGGTGGCAGGGACAAAGATTCCATCCTTGCAGACACCATGGAAGCCATCATCGGGGCCGTGTACCAGACCTACGGGTTCGAAGTCGCACGCGCGATGGTTCTGCGTCTGTTTGAAGACAATATCGCTAAAGCCACCGTCGGTGGCCAATATGCTGACTGGAAGACCACCCTCCAAGAGCTTGCCAGCGAACTCGGCGTGGGCCCTGCGCGCTATGAATTGACGCGAGTAGGGCCAGACCATGATCCGACCTTTACCGCGACATGCACTGTTGATGGTGACATCGTGGCTACCGGTACCGGCCCGAACAAGAAAACTGCAGAACGTACCGCAGCCGAGCAAACCGCGGCGTTGCTTGCTGCACGTTACATTGATGCACCAGATCCGATGCAGGCTTTCCTCGATGCTCGTGCGGCGGCAACACCTGTCGCAACCCTTGAAAGCTTCCGCCAGCAAAATGGCGAGGGCGCACAGGTGCAGTCCACGCAGCAGGATTAA